Within Rhododendron vialii isolate Sample 1 chromosome 12a, ASM3025357v1, the genomic segment aagaactcaagtaagtttaagtgttttgatgttttctcatgtattaatgttgtagctgcTTGTTAGATCttcttataaatcaagtttattttcgttttcatcggttaaTCACGTTTTCAtttcttagcatgctttctagtctttttattatgagtgagtagataatcggttcggtcatggggtgaggttcaccctatggattagtccattaaatggtttctcttaactttagcttaatctcaaggttttgaatgaattaaacccatgatttctagctttgatcatggggattggtggcttctttgatcaatgaagtctatcgccttgtgctacgagcttgataatcctacgcgtgcgaacgatcttttttcgtctctcacttgcgttaaatgagttcaatttgaattagggCTTTGagttaagttataagtagtcttcagcttttaattcttctagtggaatccggacggtttcggttcactcatgagttagatgaagaaaccgtttgatggctaagtcgtgggtaaatcaatccctttgactcgaccatttctaacctagtttatttccaagtttaatttcgtcaatcgaatcaaaactccaaagttggccgcttgaacgccgcaatctttacgcaacatctaatccaaatttgctaaagaagatttctctgtgggaacgattccggtcttaccggttattatgctttcaacgacctagccctacgcttggggtgcaaACCTATTTCTGAGAGGTTAGGTTGCGGCGAAGCAATTCACTAGCAGGTCTACCCTTATTCAAAGGGTTAGACACCTCCTTCCATAGAGACTTTCTGCTTGAACTGCCACAGACGAAGCCACGATCGGGGAGTTTTCCAGTTCTGGAAAACTTGCTCGTTTCTCGCTTTTCAAATATAACAACAAACCACTCCCAATTTACTCAACACTCAACATGTCATTcccttacacacacacatatgtagcCTAATCCGATGGGATGCTCATATCTGGTTATACAAATGAATCcatattcaaaacaaaatctagaaagaaaaaaacagtcaAAAGTCAAAGATTAACAAGCACCAAGTCACAATGGCTTCTCAGAGTCAAACAGCATGTTACTCACAATGAAATCGCACTGGAAAGTATAGCAGAAAAAATAGCCATAATAAGTCATGCTGATACTTCAATAATTGTACAAACCAGCCAAAATTGTCGTATCCGCTCCCTGAGATAGTTACAGTCAATTCCTAGCTGAACAAACTTTTTGCACTGTTGGGAACAAaactaaaagagaaaaatgggttACTGTGGTGTGTATGATTCATGTTTATTCTTATATGCACAACCGACAATTCTCGGTTTCAGAGACAGTATATTTCATCCTATCTAACCACTAAAACAATCTCTATGATACAAATGCAGAACTTCTACGTTTCACCAAAATCCAGAACCCTCCAAGCCTTTAGTCTCCTCTGAATGCTAGAAGTATGAGATCAGAAAAGGGAAGAGATAACAAAAGAATTTGCGTCTGCTACCAAGTggaacccttacctataaagaGGATTGATTTTAGGTACATTCTGGTGTAGAAACAAACAGTTTTCCTGTATCCTGCAGCACAGAAGTAAACTATTAGGGTCACCTTTCTTAGCCTACACATAAGTCTTGAAAAACAATTGTAGAACTTGGCCTAATACCCAATGTCAAAACTGTAATGAAAGTAGAACTGAAAAAACAACTATTTTCCAAAGGCGAGAGAGCATTTAAAAACCAACTTTCATAACGACTACAGAAACTCACCACTGGCAAAAATACAGAAAGCCCATTTTTTAGCATTCCAAAGTATGAACAACACGCACTTGTGCTTGTGTCATTTCTCGCGAATTCATTCCTACGAGATATGATCTGATGGAGTACGGAGAAAGCGAGAAACTTCCCGATAAGGCTGTTCGGCTTCAAAGGGTTTGGAAACATACCCATCCATTCCCCACCTCAGGCACTCCTCGTGTGTAGCCTGGATTACATCTGCAGTCATAGCCAAGATTGGCACGTGCCAATCAGAAACGTTCTCGTAAGCTTCTACCGACTGCTCTCCGCGTTCGATGGAGTTTttgatgttgagttccatgtctCGAATTCTTTTTGTAGCTTCAAACCTGAAACAGAGGAAAATGGCACTTAGTGGTCTTACGAACACATTAGTACTCACAATTCATTTTAACACATTACCCGTAGATCTGTTGAATGACAAGAGTCAAAACATTACGAACTAATTATGCACCCTACTCAGCAGGTAAAATTGAAGGAAATTGAAGAATTTCTCCAAAGGCTCTTATACCCTAAGACactgttttttaaattttgataatgaGGTGCATACCCATCTACTTCTGGCATCTGAATATCCATGAAGCAGGCATCAAATTTGTGGGGGGGCTTTAACAGTGAGATCGCCTTCTTCCCACTACCTACACAGACCACATCAGCTCCATATTTCTTCAAGGCGGCAGCAGCTACTACGAGGTTTACTTTATTGTCATCCACAACTAAAATTTTCCTCCCCAAAAGCAGATTCCCAAGAAAGGGACCCGAGAGCTCTCCATTGAGGGAACTCCCTTTGGTCCCAACACCCATGGCTCTTTGTAGAGATGCAGCCAGCATACTTGCTCTCAGGGGCTTCATGATTACAGTCGGAGAAGTATAATTCCCAGAAATTCTCAAACTACCACTTCTACTAAGGTAGAGAGAGTTAGAAAGAAGGAATAATTTCGGAGGCACGAGTTGCTGTAATTTATTTACAAAGAGAGATGACGAGCCCAAGTCCTTGTTCCAAACTTCTTGTTCTATGAGGACCATGTTGATAACTGTATTTCCACTTCCAATCCTGGAGAAATCCTGATCTAAATTGGGAACCACTTCAACATGAATTCCAAGCCGCTGGATGTGGTATCTGGACACCTTGGCCCGGACTGGTCTGGGGTCCACAAGTACAGCTGCCATTCCCCGAAATTCGGAAGAAACTGAGTTAGACTGGTGATTTATTTGCTGGTCTTTAGTCTCGCTGGTATTGGAACAGCCGTTGGTGAATACAGCAGTGAAACTGAAGGTGGACCCAATCTTGTGTACACTTGAAAACCCAATTTCACCGTTCATGAGGCCCACCAAAAACTTGCTTATGCTCAGCCCAATTCCTGTCCCTCCATGCATTCGGGAGATTGAGGGGCCCACCTGCATGAAGGGAGTGAATACGCGAGGTCGAGCTTCTAAAGGTATACCCCCACCTGTATCCTCTACGGATACGATTAGATTGATGAGGTCAGAGGCCAATGATGACCGAGGAGAAGTGGGTTCATCTTGACTTAAAGTTCTAAACCCTCCCCAGCTCTGGCGCCTATCTGCCACCGGAAGTCCACTCAAGGTGTTCTCTGACAATGATAATGTCTCAGTTTCTAGGGATTCCATCACCTCCTCTGCAAGATGGACTGTAACGAAAATGTGCCCCTTCTCAGTGAACTGCCAAAAGTAAAGATAATCAGTTTCCTAGCTGGTCGCACAGAAAGGGATGTAAAACAAACTCATATGAAATTGTGgcttgtttctgttttttctatATAAAGTGGGGTGAAATACAGAAAAAAAGTTAGCCGTCAATTTGGGATCCAAATTCGAGATTTTCCGTAGACAGTATAACAATATCTTTAaccatcttttattttttataaaaacttttAAATTCTATCCTAAATATAATATGATTGATATCTTATCTTATATTAATAATGAAGAAATATTATatgaaacaaaattttgttttgcaatGGCATCAAGTCTCGCACATTTTTACTGTTGTggcttgtttttgtttcttctatATAAAGTGGggtgaaataaataaaaaagttagAAAGGTATGTAATACGAACTCATGAAAAAATTGTTTACCAACTTCTACCCTGCACATACTTACAAGGTAAAATCCCTAATAACGTAGTATGCATAGAGTAGCCATTTCAGAACATAACTTTGACCtctaaaaagtaaatattttttttcttattacaGAAATGGGCTCAAATGAGCCAAGAGTAGATGTAGGGCTGATAAGTCAACCAAAACACTCGAGTTCGCTCGTTAAAAGCTCGTTCGAGATTGATTTGTTGCATAAGAAAACtaagcttgaacatatttttgttaagctttcaaaccaagctcaaaCAAGCTACTACTCGGCTCATTATTAGGGATCTTGCAAAGTAAAACCCCTCATAATGTAGTATGCATAGAGTAGCCATTTCATAAAACAAGAAGTCATCCTTCGGAATAACTTAATTTGTGCAACTCAGTTAACAACCCAATGATAATTGAAAGATGAAAATCTCACCAGACAGCACACTTCACACAATGGAATAGTGCTTAGAAAAAATGATTCGTACATTGATTCAAATGTTGACCATGTAATGCTTTTATCCTCTCGTGTCAATAACATTCTTGTAGCAAAATCAGTTTGTTGTAGAGATAACAGAGATAGAATAGATTCCATGACTATGGAAAGAACAGAGATAGAATAGATTCCATGACTATGGATCCCACTTATAGCAAACGGAAGATAACATTTTAAGGGCCATAATTATCTCCCATCCTCAAGTATTTTGCTAAATGAAAATGATTTCCACATCtattaaaaatgaatttgagAAGCTTCTCCATACTCACTTTGATTGAATTGCTCACGAGATTTGTGATGATTTGCCGAAATCTACATGGATCACCAATTAGCATTTCAGGAACGTTTTCAGAGATGTAAACTGCAAGCTGCACTCCCGAGAATTTTTTCCATTTAAAAAGGAAACTAATTAGATATGATATGCTTAAATTATagagaacaagaaacaaaatttggagaaaacaacAGGAATTGAGATATATTGTTACCTCCAGTCCTTTTTCCTGCGACTTTCCagaaaaaagtgacaaaatatCATCCAAAGCTGCCCGCACATCAAATTGAACTGCCTCAAGCTCGACCCTACCAGATTCAATTTTTGCTTGGTCCAAAACCTCGTTTATTAGTGAAACCAGAGCTTTTCCACTGCCCTGTGCCGTTCTGACATAGTCTTCTTGAGTTTCATCTAGATCTGTGTCCATAAGCATACGCAGCATTCCTGTTGAGTTTAAATATTTAGACATCACTCAAAAAACCCTTCGTTTGTTCCATTCATCGAATCAAAGAAATGCAATAATTTGCTCAAAAGAATACACAGTGCATTGATGAAATACTTTTTCTCTAATAAATAACTTACCCAGCACACCATTCATTGGGGTTCTGATCTCATGGGACACAGTAGCAAGGAACTACATAAGGGTTGAACTTCTATTAGGACCATGTAGACATATTAGGTGAAAGcctaaacaaaatttttaatGACTAACCTACAGATCTCAACAGTGTACCTGTGATTTCGCCACATCAGCTGCCTCAGCTCGTTTCTTGAGCTCCATCATCTCATGGTAATCTTCCTCAACTTTGGCTATTCGATTCACCGTTGCATGGAATATATACCCCACAAGCAACGCAATAACAAGGATGCCAATAGACATCATTATTGCTAACCGTGGCCATGGCGACTTTTGTTGGAATCTGGTTCAAGAACAATGTAGTTGTAAGCCATCTTATCAGTTTGCATTTTAATCATGAAGAATATATGTATCGACATCTCTCTGAGTCCTAAAATCAGTAATAGAGAGGATAAAAAATAGATCACCTGCAGCGCATCTCGTGTTTTCTGAATGGATCCCCAAAGTTAAGCGAGCTAACGTGCAGCAGCTCATCGTAAGATACATATGAGCCATACATGCTGATAGGGTGTGAAGAGTTGGTGATATCATACACATTCACAAGTATTGTTTGTTTGCTTGCTAGTTGTTGAAGTAACTTCTCCACAAGCGATTCTATGTCAAAGATACCCCCGAGGTACCTGCTTGGCAACAGGGAAACATTATATAATTAATTGTccaatttaaattttcaaatcatgtCTGCATGCTTGAAATTCTTGTTGCCCTGATCACCTAGGGGTAGCTCAGAAAGCACTTCAACTCTCCTGACTAATAGTACttctaaagttcttatttttttcctcccAGATACATTCTATTTCATGAAACACTTCTACTATTATCATCATTTTACACCTCAGAATTTCGTCTATCCTCTATTCCCCTTAAGAAGTGACTGATACGCTGTGATTGATGAAGAGAGAACTTACCCATGAGTTGCTTGTATCCTCTCCTTCACTGTGGCACTTGAGGGGAGATCTATCTTGTAGACAGGAAAAGTTAAAATGACACCAAGGCGGTTTGATTTGATTAGTGGAAAAGGGGCAGTAAGAACCCCCTTTCCAGATGCTCTTGAACGCAGCACATTTTCACGGTCTTCCTGCTGGTACAAATTGATAATTAGACACCTTATACTTCTTTCAttctcttttctgtttttttttacttcaccAAATTACGCAGTAATATAGTTCACTGATTGTTGTGTCTTTTTGCCACTATGTTTCAGAGAGTTCTAACTGTCAGGCTACAAGACGTATTCATATTCCacggaaaaaagagaaaaacgaTAATGATGACATAAACAAGAGAACATGATATGTACGTAGTTTGGGCAGTGTGCTTATATCCGTAGGAGAAGGGAAGAACAATCTACTAGGAGCAATAACGATTACAACGGTCAATCAACTCTCGCCTCAGTGCCTCTCTACCATCTCTTTCTATTTCTGTACAGTTCCCACACTGGAACTTTGAGATACCAGAAAATACAAGACACCTCACAACTCTAACTAAAACcccgttcgtttaagggttttggattttggattctaatcattatcctatttctctccaatcattactgtcatttttatctctatctctctccaatcattactcctaTTTCCAAGCagtactctatttctctctacctatactcccaatgattggggactaaatgggttatgttgttgttgtactctatttctttctacactcattacctataaatccaaatcctaaatCCTAAAACGAACGGGGTCTAAGAGTATCAAATCAGACTATGATTGTAAAAACCAGCTTTGACTTGAAAGATTGAGATCTGAGTAAATCAACACATTTCAAAATTCTACTGTAAACCTGTAGTCTATAGATCATATCAATCAGTATAAGGTCACAAAACACCCATTACATATGCAGGTTAATAGACAAAGAATTCACCTTGCCTGACAGCACATCAATGGAAATCACATGTACAACAGTATCCTGCGCAAAGACAACAGGAGCATATTCCTCCTCCACTGGGGATGGTTCCAGTGCTTCTGGGTTGAACTCATCGTTATGGGCTGGGGCTTGTTCAAAATTATCCATCCTCTTAATCGTCCAGCCTCGCTTCCTTTCAAATTGTTCCCTTTCAGAGTGCAAAACTCTCACGGCATATGCAACACCACTTGTTAGGGGCCTTTGAAAAGCAGTTCGTTCTGTGTACCTGGCAAAAGTCATCTATTGGTTCAAAAGTCAGATTGGACATCATATACCAGACAAAACAGTAGTTGATTTTTGTTCTGAATCAAGCTATTGCAccattgttaatttgttttaacCTTACGCAATACAAATACAACATTCTAACTTTGCGAAAAACGCATGAATTGAAATGCCGTGTGGAAAATTTTCTCATAATCAATCAATTACAACTCAAAAATGAATTTAAATGTAAGCTAACTCTGTTACAAGGTCTTGGGTGGAACTCAACCctaaaagctagctattgaaacACTCTCACATTTATATACTTCACATTACTTCTGTGCCCAGGCTTGTGTGATTTCGGTTCACACCGTCCCTCACTCGCAACATGCTTTCTCGGCAGCACCTGCTGCGTGCAGGGCAGACACGTACTCTACCCATCCCAGGAACCTGACTATGAtatcttgggtagaactcaacccaaaagctagctattgaagtgaggttGCCCTCAAGCTTGCTTTGGTACCCAGGCAATATGGAATTTCGCTTCACACTAACAGTGAGTTAAGGCAACAAGGCACTACAGGTGGAGAACTAGCCATATAAGTTGCAACAAACACCAATTAGCATGCTACACTTCAAAGAGATGGAGGGAGGATCAAAGTTTACCTGATCAATAGAAGAAGGGTTCATGCCATGGTGGAAAGTTGAGATCAAAATGGACATGGCATGTATATGATTCATGCTGACATTAAACTGATCCTGTAACATCCTAGCTCTCTCCTCACACATGCTTGCAAGGGTCTCTTTCCTCTTCTCCAAAGCTTTGGAGCTCATGTAccaatagagagagaaagaaactaTAATCCACAAAACCACCCATGTGACCAAGAGATTCCTCCACAATGTCTTTCTAACTCTCTTGGTCCCAATATACTGGTAATAGTGGTTGTGTGAGATCTTCTCCCACAATTTCAGCCATTTCTTTACAAAATCACAAAGTGAACTAGACTTAGAGTCCATGAATTCACCATCGCAGTACCATTTCAAGGAAATCACAGACAAAAGCCAGCAACATAGCGTCAATAGAAGATGGCCAAACTTCAAGCCAAACCCAATCACAGGAAGAAAACTCATCCACAAAAGTAACTCCAGAAAAGCTCGTCGAATTTAATTGGGTCTGACCTTTCTCCTAATTTCAGAAGAAAACTGAAGCCCCTTACTGTCAAATCAACAGAAACTGTATGTGGGTATTAGACCCaaattgaaaaggaaatgaaatCAAAGTTTAAGGAAGAAGAGGAGCTGTACCACATCAAACTACATAGTCAGTAGAAACAACTAACATGTAGATTGAAAAGGAGGTGAAACAAGATTCTACCTTTTCCACCCAATTAGTTTCAGAGTCAAAATGGGAGATAACCCAGAAATTAGagaaggtttaaaaaaaacccaaaacaccaAGATTCCAAATTTCCAACTCCAAAAGGGATTTTGGGGTTTTGATGTTATTTAGCAGTAAACCAAAACCCAGATGGGCCAAAACAACTAGAAATTCCCAAAATTTAGTTACACAGTAGGACCTCCAACAAAGAATCTGGTACCAAATCAGGTTTATGTGAGGTGCTCTAGTTAAGGAAACCTTAATTCACTAGGAATTAGAGATGACAGAAACAAAGGATCAACAAGGAGAGAGATGATTCAGGGACACTAAGAAACAAGAATCTATGCTAAAGAGAGATGAGAGGAATATGGCGGTAAAATGTCTGGTAGCACAGGCCAATTTCTTTATCCATTACTAGTGAGAAGGTCGCTGCCGTGACCGGATGTTCACTCTCTATAATgttttaaaagagaaaatattcgTATGCTCGAGTCTTGGCTCATTTTTGGGGCCGAGGACAAACGGGCCGGGCTGACCATTTAGATTTTGAATCAACTGTATTTCGTATCGTGTCAGCCCATCTTCAACCgagttttgttgaaaaaaaaatctgtgtaaCAACTAACAACTTAATATTTATTGTGttgtgcccgtgcccgtgcccttTTGCGTCTGTCTAGAATTGTATCATGCCCGTCTAAGACAGTACTGTGCTTGTGCTTGGCCTGTCTAAACCCGTGCCCGTGTCAGCCTGGTTTCTTTGACACCTCTAGCTGAGGTGGGAGTTTGTTTTGTCTCATCTCAATATTACAAAATTATACTATATCATAAACTTTATGAATTGTTTGTCTCATCTCATATTTTATGTAGCATTTGAAAGTGCTTGCATCCCATATTTTATTGTTTAGAAATCCTCAAAACTTGTATTTAAAGTTCAGTACAGTGTATAAAAATACGTTATACGTATGTGATTtgggtatatatatatgcggCTTTCTGAGTCGCATGGCCTTTGAAGACTCATTCGTGTTTCCAACATAGATGTACAGTAGTATATTCCTTGTCACAAGTTGTGAATTTATAAATCTTTAGGAAAAATACGAAACCTGTCTTATCTTATCACAATTTGCTAAGCCAGTTTGAATGGATATCTGCAAATTACTACAAAAATAAGAGTGGTGTTATtacaaataaatgaaaaaaaaaaatttgtctacTTTTGGCTAGGTAACAAGGTAAACCATGGAACTGAGGGATGTTGTGCACATCTAGACCATTGatctcagcaatcaatggtccgaattttCAAACAGTTGAATGGTTGAGATTACGCACAGCACCATGTAATTCACCGCATATGTAGTTTGAGCAATCTTATATGTAGTGAATTGAAATTCTAAATATTGTATAGGATATTAGTTGTTTGGCaaaaattggtaaagattttcagAGAGATTTTTGAAGTAATAAATGGAGAAAAAATCGTGCTCAGAGAGGAGGTGGTTCTCGAAACCCCCCAGTGAACAATGCGATCTCATAGGAAGTCGTGCTGAGAGAGGGTTATTTCTCGGAACCCCAAGTGAGCAAAGTGGGCTTTGTTTGATTGCCGTTTcctaaaaggaaaataatttttgcaccTCACTTTTTAATAGATACactccaaatttttttcattttagtaTGTTTTGAAAATTGTGTTATATGTCATTTTAAGAACTAAAAGATAAATTCTAAAGTGCATTTATGAAAAcatggagtgcaaaaatcaatgttccttttaaaaatggaaaatgctaCCAAGTACAAACTGCATTCAAGACATAGGCTAGTGtgcataaataaaaaattttgctgGCTGGTATAAGATGTGTATTATTAATAGATTATCTACCGCATATTAGACCGTTAGCAGCATAATCATTTTAAGATTAACTATTTAACGGTATTTGGAAACTAAAGTGATACAgtatatttttctcatttcaaGAGTGTTTgctttcattatatttgaaaattctttttaacAATTCTTCCACatgagttttttcaaaaatttgaaaaaccaaataCTATAGTATTAAAACTATCCCCAactaatttcttcaaaataaaatttgctaAACTTATTACCCAAAACATCAACAGATCCTCAACTTCAATTAAAGGCAATTAATGCCCCATTTgataagagagagaggatgagtgGGTGGGTGTGGGACCCAAGAGAGAAGCACCTCAAGTCAAGGTGTTATtaccttttaattttgttttattctgTTTCCTAGAATCTAAAGTACTGTTTGGCTCCATGGTAAACCACTTTGATTCGAGAATTGTGTCACATTTTACCCTCCCCTAGTGTAGAGCAAATCATCACAAAAAATTGTAGACCAAATTATGACTATAAATCCATCTTTTTTCTAGTTTAGCTCGTCAATTTATAGACTGCCACGTACTCTATCAGACTTTTTGTTTTATATTATGAACCagattgaataaaaataaataatccaaaaatctgtctattttgaattatttttgtccttaAGAGAGTTTtttcaatgatatttttgaatttttttcgtcgagacaaaccaataattcatATAAAAAAGGCCTAAATAATGCggacaaaaaactaaataaagtcaaaaaaatatttggatagaCTTTTTTACTCGGCCGAAAGGGGCCTAACATGGTAATCTACCTACACTTATGTGATGCTCTAATAATGCATCTTTCTCTTGGTGAAATATCATCTCTCACTATGTACTATAAAACTAGGCAATGATTAAATAACCTTTGGGTAATTGATTTTAGTACTCCAGtttttgataaccacacttCACTATTAGTCTTTCAGTGTTCAAAATACACTTGGCAAAGaatactaaaagacaaatattagaatgtgattatcaaaaagtggagtgtcaaaatcattgcCCATTATCCATGTGGTGGAAAATTATAGTGCAATGGAGTTCTACCTTCTTCCTGCCCCTCTTTTGTTTCTGGATGTTACTTTGGTTATTATTATGATGTGGTTAAGACAAAAGGGTCCCACAAAAAATTCGGTGCTCTATGTACTTCGAAAGCTCGgagtaaatttcaaaaaactaaaGAGTCATTTGgagtagtagtagtttttttcAAGAGTCAATATGTAGGAGTACAAATTACTGTATGGCCCTTCGTTctcgtttttttattttgctctaCACTTACATTCTCAATCCTCGTTCTCGTGAATTGTTATAATGAATTAACATAAGCTGTTTTTAAAAGACACTTTTATGCATGCTCTTTTGCTCGAGCATGCGCACTGAATTTTGGCGAAAACTGAAAAGATTTGAGTTTCGAGGACAAAGGGAAGGGCAAGATGAATAATTTGACCGCCTTTAACCAGGAGGAAGCTTCACAAGCTCTTTTCCCTCAGTACACCCCGAGAATTTCTATCTGCAGTTCTTCCTTTATGGATTGGTACAAAATGCAAATGTTATTATTCAAATTTAGGAGatttaggctatgtttggaactCAGGgacaagaaaggaaaattaaagaattttccctcctattgtttggttagaagagaaaatgagaagaaaataaagatttcaagggtagtgaatagtaaattttttctcctattttcctctcattttccttcctttttcttttcctttccataagttccaaacggagccttagaatCTAGtaattgtgtatatatattatgcATGCATATTgcatcagatttctctcaattTGATTTACAAATTCTATGTTTTATCGTATCATATATATGATGAATCGAAAATTCTTATTTCTATAGATTCGTACGACTAATAAATAATCGTAATAAAATAGTGTAATGGAGGAAGACATAATAGACAAAAGATGACATGCAATATATATAAGGTTTCTCTTGCAGGTTTTGTTGGTGTGAAGATTGTCTGGTGGCGTCGTTTGGTGTTCATAGTGTTGCTTGGCGACCTTTTGGGCGGTGGTGATTTGGGTGGGggttgtttttttgggtgtttttgggTGTTGTCAATTCGTTGTGTTGTTGCAAAGTGTTTCGTTTCTAGGTTGGTTCTTAGGTAGTTAGAAGCACAGGATTAGCAGACATGTTGGGTGTCGATTGTGATGCATTTTGTTCGTTATGAAGTATGATACTTTGTACTTTCTATCCTTTTAACCtctgattaataaaattttctttgtcattcaaaaaaaagacaTGCAATATATATAAAGACGTAGAAAGTGTTATTGGAATCCTTATAAAATTACCAGtaaaaatgagccaaaaattgaatttatcaAATCCACATTTCTTGCAATGTACCTTTTCCATCTAAAAGCATAAGTATATACTTCAACATGTTTAATTAAGAGAGATCGTGACCAAATTGAAAGCAATTCACATCCGATTCCATTCATGAATTGAAAAATGAACCATTTTAATTCTCAATTGGATTCACGGTTAAGGCATATTCTTGAGATAATTTACTCGCATTCTTGTCCTTCGGATGAATATACGTGATCAGTCATTGTCATTCAACTTCTAGAAAAACATCACCTTTTCTAATATAAGTAGCTTGTTtcgacgtaaaa encodes:
- the LOC131310141 gene encoding histidine kinase 3 isoform X2, which gives rise to MSFLPVIGFGLKFGHLLLTLCCWLLSVISLKWYCDGEFMDSKSSSLCDFVKKWLKLWEKISHNHYYQYIGTKRVRKTLWRNLLVTWVVLWIIVSFSLYWYMSSKALEKRKETLASMCEERARMLQDQFNVSMNHIHAMSILISTFHHGMNPSSIDQMTFARYTERTAFQRPLTSGVAYAVRVLHSEREQFERKRGWTIKRMDNFEQAPAHNDEFNPEALEPSPVEEEYAPVVFAQDTVVHVISIDVLSGKEDRENVLRSRASGKGVLTAPFPLIKSNRLGVILTFPVYKIDLPSSATVKERIQATHGYLGGIFDIESLVEKLLQQLASKQTILVNVYDITNSSHPISMYGSYVSYDELLHVSSLNFGDPFRKHEMRCRFQQKSPWPRLAIMMSIGILVIALLVGYIFHATVNRIAKVEEDYHEMMELKKRAEAADVAKSQFLATVSHEIRTPMNGVLGMLRMLMDTDLDETQEDYVRTAQGSGKALVSLINEVLDQAKIESGRVELEAVQFDVRAALDDILSLFSGKSQEKGLELAVYISENVPEMLIGDPCRFRQIITNLVSNSIKFTEKGHIFVTVHLAEEVMESLETETLSLSENTLSGLPVADRRQSWGGFRTLSQDEPTSPRSSLASDLINLIVSVEDTGGGIPLEARPRVFTPFMQVGPSISRMHGGTGIGLSISKFLVGLMNGEIGFSSVHKIGSTFSFTAVFTNGCSNTSETKDQQINHQSNSVSSEFRGMAAVLVDPRPVRAKVSRYHIQRLGIHVEVVPNLDQDFSRIGSGNTVINMVLIEQEVWNKDLGSSSLFVNKLQQLVPPKLFLLSNSLYLSRSGSLRISGNYTSPTVIMKPLRASMLAASLQRAMGVGTKGSSLNGELSGPFLGNLLLGRKILVVDDNKVNLVVAAAALKKYGADVVCVGSGKKAISLLKPPHKFDACFMDIQMPEVDGFEATKRIRDMELNIKNSIERGEQSVEAYENVSDWHVPILAMTADVIQATHEECLRWGMDGYVSKPFEAEQPYREVSRFLRTPSDHIS
- the LOC131310141 gene encoding histidine kinase 3 isoform X1, encoding MSFLPVIGFGLKFGHLLLTLCCWLLSVISLKWYCDGEFMDSKSSSLCDFVKKWLKLWEKISHNHYYQYIGTKRVRKTLWRNLLVTWVVLWIIVSFSLYWYMSSKALEKRKETLASMCEERARMLQDQFNVSMNHIHAMSILISTFHHGMNPSSIDQMTFARYTERTAFQRPLTSGVAYAVRVLHSEREQFERKRGWTIKRMDNFEQAPAHNDEFNPEALEPSPVEEEYAPVVFAQDTVVHVISIDVLSGKQEDRENVLRSRASGKGVLTAPFPLIKSNRLGVILTFPVYKIDLPSSATVKERIQATHGYLGGIFDIESLVEKLLQQLASKQTILVNVYDITNSSHPISMYGSYVSYDELLHVSSLNFGDPFRKHEMRCRFQQKSPWPRLAIMMSIGILVIALLVGYIFHATVNRIAKVEEDYHEMMELKKRAEAADVAKSQFLATVSHEIRTPMNGVLGMLRMLMDTDLDETQEDYVRTAQGSGKALVSLINEVLDQAKIESGRVELEAVQFDVRAALDDILSLFSGKSQEKGLELAVYISENVPEMLIGDPCRFRQIITNLVSNSIKFTEKGHIFVTVHLAEEVMESLETETLSLSENTLSGLPVADRRQSWGGFRTLSQDEPTSPRSSLASDLINLIVSVEDTGGGIPLEARPRVFTPFMQVGPSISRMHGGTGIGLSISKFLVGLMNGEIGFSSVHKIGSTFSFTAVFTNGCSNTSETKDQQINHQSNSVSSEFRGMAAVLVDPRPVRAKVSRYHIQRLGIHVEVVPNLDQDFSRIGSGNTVINMVLIEQEVWNKDLGSSSLFVNKLQQLVPPKLFLLSNSLYLSRSGSLRISGNYTSPTVIMKPLRASMLAASLQRAMGVGTKGSSLNGELSGPFLGNLLLGRKILVVDDNKVNLVVAAAALKKYGADVVCVGSGKKAISLLKPPHKFDACFMDIQMPEVDGFEATKRIRDMELNIKNSIERGEQSVEAYENVSDWHVPILAMTADVIQATHEECLRWGMDGYVSKPFEAEQPYREVSRFLRTPSDHIS